Part of the Kitasatospora sp. NBC_00374 genome is shown below.
GATCGGGACCCAGGCGGGCAGTCCGCCGCCCACGGCGATCGCGCCGAAGGAGGCGCCGACCACCGCGTCGGCGAGGCAGACCAGGGCGATGTCGTGAAGGATGCCGCGGTCGAGCGTTCGCCATGATGAACTCATGTCCAATAGAGTGAACGCCGTCATCGGCGTTCGTCAAGTCGAACGAGTGGACGTCTGGAGCGAACGAATGGGAACCCCGTCGCCGGCTGGGGCCGAGCAGCCCCGGCTCGACCTGATCGCCCTGATCGCGGCGTCGATCCGCCGCGAGCGCACCCGGGTCGGCCTGTCGCTGACCGAGCTGGCCAAGCGGGCGGGCATCGCCAAGTCCACGCTGTCCCAGCTGGAGTCGGGCGCCGGCAACCCGAGTGTGGAGACCCTCTGGGCACTCGGGGTCGCGCTCGGCGTGCCGTTCAGCCGGCTGGTGGACCCGCCCCGCCCGGCCGTCCGGGTGATCCGGGTCGGCGAGGGGCCGATCACCTACTCGGAACGGGCCGACTACGCGGCCACCCTGCTGGCCTCCTGCCCGCCCAACGCCCGGCGCGACCTGTACCGGATCGAGGCGCAGCCGGGCGGCTCGCGGGTCTCCGACCCGCACATGGCCGGCACCACCGAGCACGTCGTGGTCGGCACCGGCCGGGCCCTGGTGGGCCCGGCC
Proteins encoded:
- a CDS encoding helix-turn-helix domain-containing protein, whose protein sequence is MGTPSPAGAEQPRLDLIALIAASIRRERTRVGLSLTELAKRAGIAKSTLSQLESGAGNPSVETLWALGVALGVPFSRLVDPPRPAVRVIRVGEGPITYSERADYAATLLASCPPNARRDLYRIEAQPGGSRVSDPHMAGTTEHVVVGTGRALVGPAEEPVELGPGDYIAYPGDAAHVFRALEPDTTALIVMEHI